From a single Capsicum annuum cultivar UCD-10X-F1 chromosome 12, UCD10Xv1.1, whole genome shotgun sequence genomic region:
- the LOC124889740 gene encoding G2/mitotic-specific cyclin C13-1-like, with protein sequence MIWKYEEINPAHFDDFCDITDNTYTTKEVIKMEADVLKCLQFEMGNPTTKTFLMYVTVSLITSRALVKERLRRFTKIAQEDCKLEFLGYYLAELSLLDYNCVKFLPSLVAAAVIFLSRFTLQPKSHPWGLALQRCSGYKAADLKECVLVIHDLQLSRRGNYLGAVRDKYEQCKFVCVSTLSSPLKKPDSFFKDTRQ encoded by the exons ATGATTTGGAAGTATGAGGAAATTAACCCTGCGCATTTCGATGACTTTTGTGACATTACGGataatacatatacaacaaaagAAGTGATCAAAATGGAGGCTGATGTGCTAAAATGCCTCCAATTTGAAATGGGAAATCCCACCACCAAAACATTTCTTATGTATGTAACTGTTTCACTAATTACTAGTCGTGCACTTGTTAAAGAACGGTTAAG ACGGTTTACCAAAATTGCTCAAGAAGATTGCAAA TTAGAGTTTCTGGGCTACTACCTAGCGGAGTTAAGTTTATTGGATTACAATTGTGTTAAATTCTTGCCTTCTTTGGTAGCTGCTGCTGTGATATTCTTGTCAAGGTTCACATTACAGCCAAAGTCACATCCTTGG GGTCTGGCTCTTCAACGTTGTTCAGGATATAAAGCAGCAGATTTAAAGGAATGTGTTCTTGTCATACATGACTTGCAATTAAGTAGAAGAGGAAACTATTTGGGAGCTGTGAGGGACAAATACGAGCAGTGTAAG TTCGTATGTGTTTCAACATTGTCGTCTCCTTTGAAAAAACCTGATTCATTCTTCAAAGATACAAGACAATGA
- the LOC124889739 gene encoding uncharacterized protein LOC124889739 encodes MTELYSDDFDEFNMCALKNQLANYIIDVHDIDNRFSNLNGLYDLSKRLVRTKKPSYYPLIFRLVKFALLLPVATASVERAFSTMKFIKNKLQSRMNDDFLSGCMVPFMKKDVFNNISADDIILSFQEMKPRRVVL; translated from the coding sequence atgaCTGAATTATATtctgatgattttgatgaatttaatatGTGTGCACTTAAGAATCAACTTGCAAATTACATTATTGATGTTCATGACATCGATAATAGGTTCTCCAATTTAAATGGGCTTTATGATCTTTCAAAAAGATTGGTTCGGACAAAAAAACCTTCCTATTATCCTCTTATATTTCGTTTGGTGAAATTTGCTTTGCTTCTGCCAGTTGCCACTGCATCTGTTGAAAGAGCCTTTTCAACAATGAAATTTATTAAGAATAAGTTGCAGAGTAGAATGAACGATGACTTTTTGAGCGGTTGCATGGTTCCTTTTATGAAAAAAGATGTGTTTAATAACATTTCAGCTGATGATATTATTTTGTCTTTTCAAGAAATGAAACCTCGTCGAGTGGTATTGTGA